From the genome of SAR202 cluster bacterium, one region includes:
- a CDS encoding universal stress protein, with amino-acid sequence MGKYTIVVPVIGDVTDEHAINLAKLMAQQNKGQVFVFHVIEVGRQLPLDADLAPDFNIGDGILTGVESQAKKINLRVEAELLQAREAGLAIIQEAVDRDASLIIMSSEYKRAHGSFTLGYTIPYVLENAHCPVLLYRNEK; translated from the coding sequence ATGGGTAAATATACTATAGTTGTACCGGTAATCGGGGATGTGACAGATGAGCATGCTATTAATTTAGCTAAACTTATGGCTCAACAAAACAAAGGACAAGTTTTTGTTTTTCATGTTATTGAAGTTGGGCGACAATTACCTTTAGATGCGGATTTGGCGCCAGATTTCAACATAGGCGATGGTATTTTAACTGGCGTAGAATCACAAGCAAAAAAAATCAATCTTAGGGTTGAGGCAGAGTTATTGCAAGCAAGAGAAGCTGGATTGGCTATTATACAAGAAGCTGTTGATCGAGATGCCAGTTTAATTATTATGTCTTCAGAGTATAAAAGAGCACACGGTTCTTTTACATTAGGTTATACTATCCCATACGTTTTAGAAAATGCACATTGTCCGGTGCTATTATATAGAAATGAAAAATAA
- a CDS encoding TrkA family potassium uptake protein, which translates to MARQAIVVGLGRFGISLAQELDTLGFDVLALDSSDHVIENLQGQLTYMIKGDSTSEAVLRDLGIANYDLGIVAIGTDIQANIMTTILLKTLGVKQVIARSNNTLHSQTLERVGADKVVNPEHDAGVRMAHTLFNPDVQDYLSVASKFGISRVKPPINVVGKTIEESGLGGTRDKYGVSVLAIRRGKDPIIFPAKDESIRENDVLFIAGRDDLLDRMRSEDINN; encoded by the coding sequence ATGGCAAGACAGGCTATAGTAGTGGGTTTGGGAAGATTTGGAATAAGTTTAGCACAAGAATTAGACACACTCGGATTTGATGTTTTAGCACTTGATAGTAGCGATCATGTAATTGAAAACTTACAAGGTCAGTTAACATACATGATTAAGGGCGATTCAACAAGTGAGGCTGTATTACGTGATTTAGGTATAGCAAATTATGATTTGGGGATAGTGGCTATTGGGACTGATATTCAGGCTAATATAATGACTACAATTCTACTTAAAACGCTAGGTGTTAAACAAGTTATTGCCAGATCAAATAATACTCTTCATTCTCAGACTCTTGAAAGAGTTGGCGCCGATAAGGTAGTTAATCCTGAACATGATGCAGGTGTTCGAATGGCACATACATTATTTAATCCTGACGTACAAGATTATTTATCTGTAGCATCAAAGTTCGGTATAAGTAGAGTTAAACCTCCTATCAATGTGGTAGGAAAAACTATAGAAGAATCAGGATTAGGTGGAACTAGAGACAAATATGGCGTTTCAGTGTTAGCTATTCGTAGAGGAAAAGATCCGATAATTTTCCCCGCAAAAGATGAATCAATACGAGAAAATGATGTTTTATTTATTGCAGGAAGAGATGATCTTTTAGATCGAATGAGATCTGAAGACATTAATAATTAG
- a CDS encoding TrkA family potassium uptake protein, which yields MYALILGCGTIGYNLASELLASGNEVLVFEPDAVRYSSVVNSFGSIALQADGTNPNSLEKAGVRRADLLIAVTGDDSSNLIGCQVAKLSFNIPKTIALVNNPENEILFKELGVDVIINHTDVILQDLEDSIPEQHKPSFFEMPLSENSQKKIFRVHVELESNVIGIKINDIQLPEDTSILMIIDGRGNSKNIDSNTTIDIGDELIFIGDEDSIRVLNNWLTM from the coding sequence ATGTACGCCTTAATATTAGGATGTGGAACGATTGGATATAATTTAGCTTCAGAACTTCTAGCAAGTGGAAATGAGGTTTTGGTCTTTGAACCTGATGCAGTACGTTATTCATCAGTTGTTAATTCTTTTGGCAGTATAGCTTTGCAAGCAGACGGTACAAACCCAAACAGTTTGGAAAAAGCTGGAGTCAGAAGAGCAGATTTATTAATAGCTGTAACTGGTGACGATTCTTCAAATTTGATTGGATGCCAAGTTGCAAAATTATCATTTAATATTCCAAAAACCATAGCTTTGGTAAATAATCCAGAGAATGAAATTTTATTTAAAGAACTAGGTGTTGATGTAATAATTAATCACACCGATGTAATATTACAAGATTTAGAAGATAGTATTCCAGAACAACATAAACCCTCATTTTTTGAAATGCCTTTGTCAGAAAATTCTCAAAAAAAAATCTTTCGTGTACATGTTGAACTGGAAAGCAATGTTATTGGTATTAAAATTAATGACATTCAATTACCAGAAGATACGTCTATTTTAATGATTATTGATGGGCGAGGAAATTCGAAGAATATTGATTCAAATACAACTATTGATATTGGCGATGAATTGATATTTATCGGAGATGAAGATTCTATAAGAGTCTTAAATAATTGGCTTACAATGTAG
- the pheA gene encoding prephenate dehydratase has product MTRTIAYLGPAGTFTELAAQLYDSEANLVPQPSFRAVYDSVGIDSDLAVLPIENSLNGSVVDTLDLLIHDPSLIICDEVIIKIEHHFILDPNTDVNNIENIYSHPQALAQCKLFIESHFPNANLVASLSTASAVEQIKGDSSGAAIGNRGSAELYGMKIIHQSIQDNSSNVTRFVVLGKDYTDSSGSDKTSLCFTYDVDKPGQLYDTLGIFASNNINLIKIESRPSREGLGQYIFLIDFDGHQNDENIKHVMKKLRNQTSQIRVFGSYPRFNEV; this is encoded by the coding sequence ATGACACGTACAATAGCATATTTAGGACCAGCGGGAACTTTTACGGAATTAGCTGCTCAATTGTATGATTCAGAAGCCAATTTGGTACCACAACCAAGCTTTCGTGCAGTATACGATTCGGTTGGAATAGATAGTGATCTAGCTGTATTACCTATCGAAAATAGTTTAAATGGATCAGTTGTAGATACTCTAGACTTATTAATTCATGATCCTTCATTGATTATTTGTGATGAAGTAATAATTAAAATAGAACACCATTTTATTCTTGACCCAAATACTGATGTAAATAACATAGAAAATATTTATTCACACCCACAAGCACTAGCACAATGTAAGCTATTTATTGAATCTCATTTCCCAAATGCAAATCTAGTAGCTTCGCTAAGTACTGCTTCTGCAGTTGAACAAATAAAAGGTGATTCTTCAGGTGCAGCAATTGGAAATCGAGGTTCAGCTGAACTTTATGGAATGAAAATTATACATCAAAGTATTCAGGATAACTCTTCAAATGTGACTAGATTCGTAGTTTTAGGTAAAGATTATACAGATTCAAGTGGGTCGGATAAAACTTCATTGTGTTTTACATATGACGTTGATAAGCCTGGGCAGCTATATGATACGTTAGGTATCTTTGCTTCCAATAATATCAATTTGATTAAAATAGAATCTCGACCTTCTAGAGAAGGTTTAGGCCAATATATATTTTTAATTGACTTTGATGGACATCAAAATGATGAGAATATTAAACATGTGATGAAAAAGTTAAGAAACCAAACAAGTCAGATACGAGTGTTTGGTTCGTATCCTAGATTTAATGAGGTCTAA
- a CDS encoding TrkA family potassium uptake protein, producing MNIVIMGCNLIAVNVAEKMSQKGNHVSIIDVDADNFLIIDETENIKTIIGDGTVSSDLESVGIEGSDIFLALEPNDNRNILAAQKVKSLYNIDTILCLVSDPKKDGIFRKLGLNVISTTSLISDIVLDSIR from the coding sequence ATGAATATTGTTATCATGGGCTGTAATCTGATTGCTGTTAATGTTGCAGAAAAGATGTCGCAAAAAGGGAATCATGTATCAATAATTGATGTTGATGCAGATAATTTTTTAATAATTGATGAAACTGAAAATATTAAAACTATTATTGGAGATGGCACAGTTTCCAGCGATTTGGAAAGTGTTGGGATAGAAGGTAGCGATATATTCTTAGCTTTAGAACCGAATGATAATCGGAATATATTAGCTGCACAAAAAGTTAAGTCTTTGTACAACATTGACACTATATTGTGTTTGGTTTCAGATCCCAAAAAAGATGGAATATTTCGAAAGTTAGGTTTAAACGTTATTAGTACTACAAGCCTGATATCTGATATTGTGTTAGATTCTATAAGATAA